Genomic window (Planktothrix serta PCC 8927):
TAAATGGGCATCTTGTTGGCGAATATTTAAAACAGAAGTTCCCGCTTGGGAAGGTTCTAATAAATCTTGAATAATTGTATAACCCGCATCCGTTGCAAATTCTTGAATCACAGAAGTTTGAGAATTGTCGCTATCAGGTTTATAGGAGGAGGTAAGTGAAACATTCATAAACTTAAATACCACACGACCACAACGAACTAAATCCCCAGATTTTAGGTTGGAGTGTTCAATCATCACCTCATTCACAAAGGTATGATTACTACTTTGCATATCTGTAATCGTGCTTTTTCCCTCGTTTACCTCAATCCGAGCATGATGACGAGACAAACTCACATCCGCCAAACAAATCGTATTATCCCGTCCCCGTCCGATGGTATTCGCACCGAACTGTAAGTTAAACGTCATTGAACTGGTCGTATCGGGGTTATAAATTAAATATGGCACTTTCCTCTCAACCTAATTAATGATATAAAAACGGTACATGGATGGGATTGTGCAAATCGATATAAATCTCAGTGTGATCTTAAAGGCATCTGTCTTCTGGTGTAAGATCAGCAGCAAAGTGTTAAACCCTTGATTTCTAAGGTTCGTATTGCTGCTTATCCCAATTTAACTCCAATTAACTGATTTATTCTAATTTTAGATCGCTCCTTCTAAGGCTGCTCCTACCACTCGGTGATCTTGATCTTTTTTCAGATAGTGTAATGCGGCTTGAGCTTGGGGGTGATTAAACTTTCTCAAGGCTAGGGCGACACGAGTTCGGGTTCGCCAAACGGGGGTTCCCACTAATTCTACCAGCCGTTGTAAAGCCTCCGTTTGTTTTTCCGTTCCCGCTAATACCGCTAACCCCTCAATGGCGGCTTCTTGCGCCATCTGTTCCTGTCCGGTCAACGCACAAATACAGATTTCATACAAGGCTTGGGGATGGCGAAGGGTCATCAACGGTTCTAAAATACTTTGTCGCACCAGCCAATTAAAATCTCGACAAAAGCTACAAACCAGGTAAGGGATAGCAATTTCTCCATATTTGGAGAGGGAATTGGCGGCTTCGGCGCGAACATTGGGATCAAGATCGCAGTTGAGGAGTTCCAAGAGGGCTTGAAAGGATTCGGGAGATTGTTGGTGTCCCAGTCCCATCGCTACAAATGACCGGATAATAAATTCAGGATCATCCCGTTTACTCATGAGCAGAGGAATCGCCACCGCACTCTCATAATGGTTTAACTCCGTTAGTCCTCTGAGTCGCTCCTGAAAATCAGGGCTGTTCAGGTAGGTTTCGATTTGCTGGATTTTCATCAAAATCCTCCAGAAAGGTTAAAATCTAAAGTCTGTATTTTGAACAAAACCGTCTTAAATCTTGTTTGAGTTATTTAATGATGACCTATAAACCTATTTACTCTACTTCAAAATTTTAATTCCGTAAAACTATCTCCAGAAAGAGGGGGTAATCCGTATATACACTTAGATAAGGGAACATCGGATCTGGGAACAGGGAACAGAAAGAAAAGAAAACAAAAGATTTCACCTCTTAATTTTATTCAATATGTATTTAAAATTGCTACATTTACGACAGTTTCGCAACTATAGCGATCAAAAAGTTTTGTTTGAAGCCCCGAAAACGATTTTATTAGGAAATAATGCTCAGGGAAAATCGAATTTATTAGAAGCGGTTGAGTTACTTTCGACCCTCAAAAGTCATCGGGTGAGTCGGGATCGGGATTTAATTTTTGATCTCCAACCCACCGCACAGGTGAGTGCTACCCTAAAACGGGATGTGGGAACATTGGATTTAGCAATTACCCTGCGCTCCCAAGGAGGGCGAACGGTTTATCTAAATGGTCAATCTTTACGGCGACAATTGGATTTTTTGAGTGTATTAAATGTGGTTCAGTTTTCCAGCTTAGATTTAGAATTAGTTCGAGGGGGCCCTGAACATCGGCGCAATTGGTTAGATCGTTTATTAGTTCAGTTAGAACCGATTTATGCTTATATTTTACAACAATATAATCAAGTTCTGCGTCAACGCAATGCTTTGTTAAAACAAATTAAACAAAATTCCGAAGAAATGGAAACTCAGAAGCAAGCGGAATTACAACTTTGGGATACTCAATTAGCCGTAGCTGGAACCCGGGTTTTGCGACGCCGCGATCGCGTTTTAGAACGTTTAATCCCTCTGGCTCAAGCTTGGCATCAATCTATTAGTGGAAGTACGGAGTTATTAGAAATTATTTATCAACCGAATGTTAATTTAGGGTTACAAAATCAAAGTTTATCAACGGCTCCACCGGAACAAATTCAACAAGCTTTTTTTGATAAAATCATCACTAGAGCGATCGCTGAACAAAAACAAGGAATTTCTTTAGTGGGGCCCCATCGAGATGATGTTATGTTTACTATTAATCAAACTATAGCTCGTAATTATGGCTCGTCGGGTCAACAACGGACGTTAGTTTTAGCCCTGAAATTAGCCGAATTACAACTGATTGAGGAGGTTGTTGGAGAGCCCCCCTTACTGCTGTTAGATGATGTTTTAGCTGAATTAGATTTGCTTCGACAAAATCAACTTTTAGATGCTATTGGCGATCGCTTTCAAACTTTAATTACCAGCACTCATTTAGGAGCTTTTGATACTCAATGGTTAAAACATACTCAAATTTTAAACGTTAAAGCCGGAGAGATTACCCCTTTTAACTCCTGGTAAAAAGTTACCGATAAACGTACAATAAAACTATTGTGGGGTAAACTGTTATGGATCTCAACTCTTTCCTTCGTTCTCTATTAATCAGTCAAACCTGGGGCAAAATTCCCTTACGATTTGTATTGATTATTCCCTTTGTGATCCAAATTACAGCCACCGTATTAATTGTCGGTTATTTATCCTTTCGCAGTGGACAACGTGCGGTTGAAAAAATGAGTAGCGAATTGATGAATGAAGTCACTCAGCGTGTTGAAGATCACATTGATCAAGTCACAGAAACCGCCAAAGTGATTACAAATCATACTCTGGATCAGTGGGAGATTGACAATACTGATTTAAGCGAATTATTACCCCTGGAAGAACATCTATTTTTAACCTTACGACATTTTAAATTAATTAATAGAATCTTAATCGGAAATGAACAGCATGATTTTTTAGGAGTCACTCGTTTGAATGGACAGCGAGCTTGGTATTCTAGTCCCCAGGATTCATCACTAATTTATGATTATGCGATTGATCAAAAGGGAAAACCGATTAAACTTTTAGGAACCTTTTGGAAACCGAGTGTCACCCTTCGTCCTTGGTATCAAGATGCTGTGAAAAATCGAAAAACAAGCTGGGGTTCTCTATATCCATTAGGAAGTAATGAAGATTTAGGATTAAGTCTGAATACTCCGATTTATGATCGCCAAAGCCAGAAATTATTAGGGGTGTTGTCCGTCGGAATTATCTCCTCTAATCTCAGTGATTTCCTCAGTCAAATTCGAGTCGGAAAATCGGGAAAAGTTATTATAATTGATAGAAATGGCAATTTAGTTGCTAGTTCTCAAGGTCAAATCTATCAGAAATATAAAGGAAAATTAAAATTTATTAATCTTGTAGAAAGTCAAGATCAATTATATCAGAATATTGGGAATTTTTTAATCAAAAATTTTGGTGAATTTCCTAATGTTCAAAAGATTCAAAATGTTAATTTTACGATTCCACCGACAACCTGGGGAAGTTTATCAAACCATTATTTTTTACAAGTCGCTCCCTTAAAAAATCAAGAGGGTTTAGATTTACTGATGATTGTTGTTATTCCTCAAAGCGATTTTATGACGGAAGTAAATGCTCAGTTTAAACAAACTTTGTTTCTTTGTATTGGTGTTTTCTTCTTAGCGACAGGTGTAGGAATCTTAATCAGTCGTTGGATCATTAAACCAATTTTAGCCGTTAATCAAGCTGCGAAACAGATCGCAACTGGAGAAATTAAACACCTTACCGACTTTGAAAGAACCGATGAAATTGGGGAATTGGTTCAATCCTTTAAAGGAATGACCAATCAATTACAAACCAGCCTAGAAAACCTTCAAAAAGAAATTATTAAACACCAAGAAACCGAAGCCAAACTACGTCACGCTCAACGAATTTCTAAACTGAGTGTTTGGGAATTTCATTGTTTGAATAAAACTCTAATTTGGAGTCCAGAAATTTATCAGATTTATGGTTTTAATTTCCTGGGTAAACTGTCAAATATTCGACAATTATTACCCTATATTTATCCCGATGATCATCCGATCTATTTTCAAGAGGTTATTGACCCATTACGGGCGAAGAAACCCTTTGCTACAGAATTAAGAATTTTGCGGGCTGATGGCTCTATTCGCTATACTGAAGTTCAGGGAGAACCGATTTTTGATCAACAAGGAAACACAATTCGATTAGTAGGAACTATCAGAGATATTACAGAACGTAAACAAGCAGAAATCACCTTAAAAAATCAAGAACAATTATTACGCAGTATTTATGAGGGCGTCGAAGAACCCATTTTTGTCGTAGATGTGGGAGAAAATGGAGAGTTTCGATATGCGGG
Coding sequences:
- a CDS encoding HEAT repeat domain-containing protein, producing the protein MKIQQIETYLNSPDFQERLRGLTELNHYESAVAIPLLMSKRDDPEFIIRSFVAMGLGHQQSPESFQALLELLNCDLDPNVRAEAANSLSKYGEIAIPYLVCSFCRDFNWLVRQSILEPLMTLRHPQALYEICICALTGQEQMAQEAAIEGLAVLAGTEKQTEALQRLVELVGTPVWRTRTRVALALRKFNHPQAQAALHYLKKDQDHRVVGAALEGAI
- the recF gene encoding DNA replication/repair protein RecF (All proteins in this family for which functions are known are DNA-binding proteins that assist the filamentation of RecA onto DNA for the initiation of recombination or recombinational repair.) → MYLKLLHLRQFRNYSDQKVLFEAPKTILLGNNAQGKSNLLEAVELLSTLKSHRVSRDRDLIFDLQPTAQVSATLKRDVGTLDLAITLRSQGGRTVYLNGQSLRRQLDFLSVLNVVQFSSLDLELVRGGPEHRRNWLDRLLVQLEPIYAYILQQYNQVLRQRNALLKQIKQNSEEMETQKQAELQLWDTQLAVAGTRVLRRRDRVLERLIPLAQAWHQSISGSTELLEIIYQPNVNLGLQNQSLSTAPPEQIQQAFFDKIITRAIAEQKQGISLVGPHRDDVMFTINQTIARNYGSSGQQRTLVLALKLAELQLIEEVVGEPPLLLLDDVLAELDLLRQNQLLDAIGDRFQTLITSTHLGAFDTQWLKHTQILNVKAGEITPFNSW